GCTACATCGCCAAGCCCTGGGAGCCGGCCGACCTGCAGGCCCTGATCCGCCAGGCCGTCGAGCGCCACGAGCTGATCGCCGAGAAGGCCCGGCTGGTGGCCGAGCTGCAGGCGGCCAACGCCCGGCTCCGCGAGGCCGATCGGCTCAAGGGGGCCTTCCTGGAGGTCGCCAGCCACGAGCTGAACACCCCCGTGACCGTCGTCAAGGGTCTGGCCGACCTCTGGAGGATGTCGCAGGGGCCGACCGCGACCCCCGCCGAGGTCGACTGGGTGGACCGGATCCACGCCGCCGCCGGCCGCCTCGCCCGCACCGTCGAGCGGATGCTCAAGCTGATCGACAACAAGAACTTCGCCCAGTCCCTCGCCCTCGCCACGGTCGATTTGGAGCCCCTGGTCCGGGCCGCCGTCGACGTTTTGGCCCCCTACCTGGAGAAGCGCGGCCAGCGGGTCGAGTTCGCCGTCCAGCCCGGGATCGCGCCGGTGTCCTGCGACCCGGACAAGATCCACGACGTCCTGATCAACCTGCTGGCGAACGCCGTCAAGTTCACGCCCGACGGCATGAGCATCGCCGTGGAGATCGGCGACGACGCCGAGGACGCCCGCTTCGTCCGCGTGGCCGTCCGCGACCAGGGCGCCGGCGTCGACCCGGCCGACCGCAAGTTCCTGTTCGAGCCCTTCTTCACCGGCTTCGACACCCTCCACCACTCGTCCGGCGACTACCAGTTCGGCAAGCGCGGCATCGGCCTGGGCCTCTGCCTCGTCAAGACGTTCGTCGAGCTGCACGGCGGCCGCGTCGAGGCCTACTGCCCCACCGACGGCCGCGGCGGCTCGGTCTTCGCCTTCCGCCTCCCCCGCCGCCGGCCCTGAGCAGCGTCCCCGCGCCCGCGACTTGGGGACGACCCGGATCCATTCACATAGGTGCCGACGTGGTGGAAATCGGCCCCGGCGGCGGTTGAAATCCGGGCCCCCCGCCCCTAGAATGCCGCCGAACTC
The DNA window shown above is from Paludisphaera mucosa and carries:
- a CDS encoding hybrid sensor histidine kinase/response regulator; this encodes MVTTQERRDEPRTALLSATGTAEAARARRRPVVLVVDDEPEVLRSVHDLLRIEYQVVTRGGGVEALEYLRTAPEVASILTDQRMPGMTGVELLREAATVRPETTRLLFTAFADIRTVVDAINQGHVFRYIAKPWEPADLQALIRQAVERHELIAEKARLVAELQAANARLREADRLKGAFLEVASHELNTPVTVVKGLADLWRMSQGPTATPAEVDWVDRIHAAAGRLARTVERMLKLIDNKNFAQSLALATVDLEPLVRAAVDVLAPYLEKRGQRVEFAVQPGIAPVSCDPDKIHDVLINLLANAVKFTPDGMSIAVEIGDDAEDARFVRVAVRDQGAGVDPADRKFLFEPFFTGFDTLHHSSGDYQFGKRGIGLGLCLVKTFVELHGGRVEAYCPTDGRGGSVFAFRLPRRRP